CTCAAGGAGGCCCTGGAGGCCGACGTCCTGTTCCATCTGGCCGCCGTGGCCGATCCGCGGCGCTGCAAGGCGGATTTCGAGTCGGCGTTCCGGTCCAACGTCCTCGGGCTGAAGGCGTGTCTGGAAAGTGCGGGCCGGCTGCGGCGCCTCATCTTCATGTCCAGCGCGAGCGTCTACGGCGAACCCGAGTATGTACCGATCGACGAGAGGCATCCGCTGAAGGGGAAGGATCCCTACTCCGTCACGAAGGCCATCGGCGAGTGGCTCTGCCGGCACTACAGGGAGAATGCCGGTCTCCCCATCACGATCGTCCGCAACTTCAACACGTTCGGGCCGAGGCAATCGGGCGCCTACCTCATTCCCACGCTGATCGGGCAGGCCTTGTCCCGGGGAAAGATCGAGATGTGGAACGCGGCTCCGGTCAGGGACTTCACGTTCGTCTCCGACGCCGTGGCGGCGCTCATGCTGCTGGCGGAAGCGGACGGCGCGGAGGGCCTCACCGTCAATCTGGGGCAGGGCGCGGGCATCCGGGTCGGCGAGCTCGCGGCGGGGATCGCCGCCCTGTTCGGCGTGCCCCTCGTGGATCTCCGGCAGGAGGTCATCGGCAGCCCCGAGCTGGTCTGTGACAACGCGCGGCTGAAAGCCGTCACCGGCTGGGCCCCGCGGGTCAGTCTGGAGGAGGGCCTGCGGGCGACGATTGAGTATTTCCGGGAACGGAACGGGACCGGCCTTGAGCCGGCCAGACAGCCATGACGATGAAATCGGGTCCGGCTGCGGCCGCCGCCGGCGCGCCGCGACCGTCATCGGGCCGGCGCGGGGAGGACCGGATCTACGTCTCGACGGGGGCGTTCAAAACGCGCGACCTCGGGCAGATCCTCGACGTCTGCCTGCGGGAAGGCGTCCATCGCCTCGAGCTCAGCTCCGGCACCGCCTTTTCGGAGCATCTGCTCGATCTGGTCCGGCGGTCCCGCGGGACGCCGATGCGGTTTCTCGTGCACAACTACTTCCCGCCCCATCGGATCCCCTTCGTGCTGAACCTCGCCTCCACCGACCCGCAGGCCCTGGTCCGGTCGCGCGACCATTGCCGGACGGCCATCGCGCTGGCCGCCGAGGTCGGGGCCCCGTTCTTCAGCGTCCACGCGGGCGCCGCGATGAACGCTAGGCCCGAGGATCTCGGACAGCCGCAGACCCATCTGGTCCACGGGGACGTCCGGCGCGCCTACGAGCTGTTCGTGGAGAGCGTGTCGGAGCTGGCGCGGGCCGCCGCCGCCGCGGGCGTCTCGCTGCTCATCGAAAACCACGTCGTGGCCCCCTTCAATCTGATCGAGGGGGAGAACCGGTTCCTGTTCGCCAGCACGGCGGAGGACATCCTGCGGCTGATGGAGGACGTGGGCGCCCCCAATCTCGGCCTCCTCCTCGACGTAGGGCACCTGAAGGTCACGGCTGCGTCGCTCGGCTTCGACCCCCGCCGGCTGGTGGAACGGGTCGCCCCCTTCGTGCGCGCCTTTCATCTGAGCGACAACGACGGCAAGTCCGACCAGAACCTTCCCTTCGGCCGCGAGGCCTGGTTCATGGACCTGCTCGCCGACTTTCCCGAGGCCACCTACATCATTGAAGCCTACCGGCTGGAGCCGCCCGAAATCCGGGCCTGCCGGGAGGCTGTGCTGGACGCCGTACAGTAATTCATGGGAAGGGCAATGCATGGCCATGGAGTCGATTGACAGCGGGCGCTTTCAATTCACGCTGCACACCCACGTGCACGTGGGCCGCGGGGTCAGCGGGCGGCTGCCGGACGTGCTGCAGGAGTCCGGCTTCCGCAGGATCGCCCTGGTGGTAGACGGGGGCGTGACCGCCAACCCCACGTTCGTGACGTTGCGCGATCGGCTCGCCGGTTCCTTCGACCTGGTCCACGAGCTCGTCAACCGGGTGAGCGAGCCGGACTACGACTATCTCGACGAGTGCCGGGACCGTCTCGCCGCCAAGCCGTTCGACTGCCTGATCGGCTTCGGGGGCGGCAGCTCGCTGGACCTGACCAAGGCGCTTTCGGTGCTGATCACGAATCCCGGCAAGGCCCTGCAATACCGGGGATACAATCTTATCAAGCAGCCGGGCGTGCCGGTCTTCGCCCTGCCCACGACCGCCGGCACCGGGGCCGAAGTGACGCCCAACGCCGTCTTCACGGAGTCGAAGGAGAAGCGCAAGTTCGGCATCAACACGTCTCTCTACCTGCCCAAGGTCGCGTTCCTGGACCCGCTGCTGACCGTGACCTGCCCGAAGAGCGTCACCGTCGCGTCGGGGGTGGACGCGCTGATGCAGGCGATCGAGAGCTTCGTCGCGACGAAGGCGACGCCCGCCTCGCGGGTGTTTTCGCGGGAAGCGTTCAGGCTGGTGTTTGCGGCGCTCCCGAAGGTCGTGCGGGAACCGGAGAACCTGGATCACCGGGAGGCCATGCAACTGGGGGCCTACTACTCGGGGATCGCGCTGATGAACTCCGCCCCAGGGCCGGCGGGCGCGATGTCCTATCCGCTGGGCGTCCATTACAAGGTCCCCCACGGGCTGGCCCACGCGGTCTTCGAACCCACGATCGTGCGTTGGAACGTGGAGCGCGGCTGCACCTTGTATGAGGACCTGTACGGCCTGATCGACGGGGCGCCGCAGGGGCTCGACCCGAAGGGGAAGGGGGCCGAGTTCCACCGGCGCCTGACCGCCCTCTACGACGAGGTCGGGATTCCGCGCTCCCTGGCGCCCTTCGGCATCTCCCCTCAGGACGTCCGGTTTCTAGCGGAGCAAACCGTGCTGCTCAAGGCCGCCATCGACTTCAACCCCGTTCCGATCTCCGTCGAAGACATCACGACAATTCTAGCCAGCATGATCAAGCAAGGATAGCTGGGGTCCGTCTATTGCCAGGGCCATGTCCTGGCCTCTCGAAAAACACGTAGTTTCCGCCGCAGACAAAATTATCGAAAGGCTTCTGTTCATGGAAAATAATCTCAAAGAATTGTGGGAACGTACGGCCACAGATACCAGAGGAGTCGTCTGGTATCCGAACGAGTTTGTCATTCGCTTCCTTGCGAAATACGTCCGGAAGCGAGTGGGGATCGATGAATACAGGGTGATACACGAGATCACGCGGGCTTTGGACCTTGGATGTGGCCATGGTCGGCACGTGATCATGCTTGCGGAACAGGGTTATGACGTGGCAGGTATCGACATCTCGGATGTAGCCATCGGCGTTGCGCGGGATTGGGTTGCCAAGAAGGGCTTGAAAGCAGATCTCCGAACAGGGACGGTTACCGCTCTGCCCTATAGCGATAGTGTCTTCGATCTTGTAATGAGCCACGGCGTGTTGGACCACATCTATTACGACGAATCGCGAGAGGCGGTGCGTGAGATACACCGGGTATTAAAGCCTAACGGGCTTCTGTATGTGGATCTGATCAGCGCCTTGGAGTCTGGATGCGGCCAAGGCCGGGAAGTTGGACGGCGTACATACATTGTACCTGATGGAGCCGAGGCGGGGGTCCCTCAGAGATTTTTCGAGTTAGAAGATGTGATGGATTTACTTCGAGATCACTTTACGATCCAGGATGTCGTCCTCTCCCAATGGGAACCGGTCTTCGGTGAAGGTTTCTCTAATTTGGATAAGGAGAACGGCCGCTATCCAAGGGCGGCTCGGTATCACGTGGCAGCAATAAGGAAATAGGAGAGATGCACTGCATCAAGGTTGGTCGTCTCACAATTGGAGAAGAAAGTCCGTGTTTTATCATCGCCGAGGCCGGGGTCAATCATAACGGTGACGTAGCAGTGGCAAGGCGCCTTGTGGAGGCTGCCAAGGAAGCGGGCGCCGGTGCCGTGAAGTTCCAGACCTTTACGACCGAATCGGTCATCATCGCGCAGGCGCCCAAGGCCGACTACCAACGACAGACGACGGACGCGTCTGAATCGCAGCTGGAGATGCTGCGGAAGCTGCAGCTCTCCCACCGGGACTTCCGCGGGCTGAAGGAAGAGGCGGACCGGGTCGGCATCCTGTTCTTCTCCACGCCGCACGATACGCGGGACATCGACTTCCTCGTCTCCGTCGGGGCGCCCCTGATCAAGGTCCCCTCCATGGACATCGTCAACCTTCCGCTGCTGGAGGAAGTCGGCCGCCGCAAGGTTCCGGTCGTCCTGTCCACCGGCATGGCCACCCTGTCCGAGACGGAGCGGGCCCTGGCGACGCTCCGGCAGGCCGGGTGCCCCTCGATCATCCTGCTGCACTGCGTGACGAACTATCCGATCAAGGACGAGGAGGCCAACCTCAGGGTCATGGATACCCTGGCCCGGGCATTCGACTGCATCGTGGGCTTTTCGGACCATACGGTCGGCACGGCCATCGCGGTGGCCGCGGTCGCCCGAGGGGCCAAGGTCATCGAAAAGCATTTCACCCTGGACTGCGCGATGGCGGGACCGGACCATGCCGCCTCGCTCGATCCATCCCAGTTTGCGCAAATGGTCACCGACATCCGGCGGGTCGAGCAGGCGCTCGGCTCCGAGGTCAAGCGGCCGCTCCCCGTGGAGCTGGCCAACCGCAAGGCCATGCGGCGCAGCCTCGTCGCGGACGCGGACCTTCCGGCCGGGACGGTGCTGGCGCGGGAACACGTGACGCTGAAGCGTCCCGGCACGGGGCTCGGCGCCGAACTCCTCCCCTATCTGCTCGGACGGACCGTGAAGCGCATGGTCCCCAGAGACTCCCTGATCACGCTCGATATGTTGTTCGAATGAACGCGCTCGTGACCGGCAATTCCGGTTTGATCGGGAAAGTCCTGGTCGCCCGTCTCGGCGCGATCCCCGGCGTGCGGGTCCGGTTGTTCCGCACGCCGGAGGCCCTCCGGGACATCCGGGACCGGCAGGCCGTGCGCGAGGCCCTGAAGGGAATGAACGCTGTCTTTCACCTCGCCAGCCTGTTGAACTATCGGCGCGCCACGGTGGATGCGATGCGCGCGGTGAACGTCGAGGGGACGCGGCACCTGCTCGATGAAGCCCTGGCCGCCGGGATCTCCAACGTGATCGTCGCCTCCAGCCAAGCTGTATATGCCGCCTCAGAGGGATGCCCCGGTCCGTTCAATGAGGAAACGTCGCTTCGCACAAAGGATGCTTACAGTGATTCTAAACGGGAGGCCGATGAGTTATGCCAAAAGTATCTCGGCGGACAATTATGTATGAGCATCCTTCGGCTGGCGACGATTTATGGTTCGGAATTTTCACGCCTAGAGGATGTGGTTGCTCGTTTTGTGGATGAAGCTAGAGGCAATGGAGTTATCAGACTGTTTGGCAAGGGACAGCGGATCAGAGATTTGGTCTTCGTCGAAGATGCGGTGGAGGCGATGCTCAAACTCCAGGGAACCGCGGGTGTCTTCAATATTGGTGGGGGGAGGCCCTACATGACTAGGGAGATTGCCGAAACGGTGAGGGAAGCGGTCGGGGGACGTATCGAGTACGACGGGCCGCAGGAAGAGGAGACGGGCTTCTACCTGGATATTTCGAAGGCCCGCGCGGCCATCGGCTATGAGCCGGTCGGGTTCGGGACGGGTCTGCAGCGGTCCCTGGCGGTCCATGCCTGAGAGTCGAAGATGAGCCGGGCGCCGGTCACAGTGCTGGTCACGGGAGCAGGGTCGGCCTGCGGGGTCAACATCATCCATTCCCTGCGTCATGCCGGAGGCTACCGGATCGTGGCGACCGATATCTTTTCCGCCTCGGCGGGGCTGGTGCTGGCCGACAAGGGCTATGTCATTCCCAAGGAGGGGTCCGACGGCAAGTATCTGGACGCCATCCTGGACATTGCGAAACGGGAATCCGTCCAAGCCTTGATCCCCGGGTTTGACGCGGAGCTTCCCTACCTCTCGGCAGCCGGCGGCACACTCCGGGCGCAGGGCGTGGTGCCGGTCATCGGCGAGCCCGACTTCATCCGCATCGCCAACGACAAGCTGGCAACGCAGCAGTTCCTGGCCGCCAACGGGTTCCCGTTCCTGCGCAGCTATGGAGCGGCGGAGCAGGCGCAGGCGGTCGCCGAGCTGGGGTTCCCGCTGGTCGTCAAGCCGCGCTCGGTCTGGGGCTCCCGGGGCGTGCAGGTGGTCGGGAGCGAGGCGGCGCTGCGGCAGGCGGTGGATCACATCGTGAGCCTGGGATGGGAGCCGCTGCTCCAGGAGTTCATCCCCGAGACGGAGGGCGAGTTCACCAACAGCGTGGCCGTCGCCACCGACCATGACATGCTCGGCGTCGTCTGCATGCGCCGCGAGTTGGAGAAGGGCGATTCGCGGCGCATCTTCCTGGACGACTTCCCGGACCTGAAACGGCAGTGCGAGGCGATCGCCCGCGCCCTGAACACGAGCGGTCCCATCAACATCCAGTGCCGGCTGCTCAAAGGGCGCGCCTACGTGTTCGAATTCAACGCCCGATTTTCCACGACGAACATCGTGCGGACGGCGGCGGGGTACAATGAGGTGGATGCCCTGGTGAAGAATTTTCTGACCGGCGAGAAGGTCCTGTTCAAGGGGTGCCCGCCGGTCGTCGCCATCATGTACCTGGACTATGTCTACGTGAAGGCGGACGCCTATCAGGCCCTCAAGGAGGCCGGGGTCACCGGCCGCGCAGGCCACGTCCGGAACCGGCTCGGATGACCGGCGGCGAATCCATACAAGGGGAGAGAGGGGTGCTGCCTTTTTGCGAGGCGGCGGCCCTGCTGCGGGACGTCCCGCTCACGGACATGCATTTGCACACCACCTACACCGACGGCCGCATGAGCGTCGCGGAGGTGCTGGAACTGACCAAGGCCAACGGGCTGCGGGAGATCGGCTTCACCGACCATGCGCGGCGGACCTCGACCTACGTGCCCGCCTATCTGGACGAGATCGGCCGGGAGGCCGCCCGGATTTGTCCCGAGATGCGGGTCTTCCGGGGACTCGAGGTGAAGATCACGACGCTTGCCGGCGAGATCGATCTCGCCGAGTCAGCGGCGGCCTCGCTCGATTTCGTCGTCGGCTCTCTCCACCGCCTGCCGGCGAAGCCGGATGAAGAGGTCTTTGTCAGTTGGAACCAGGTCGAGCCGTCCCGCGCCGTGGACGTGGAAGTCGAGGCGACGCTGGCGATGGTGCGGCTGGGGCGCGCACAGGTCGTGGGGCATCTGGGGCGGGTCTTTCTCGAACATTACCACGTGCCCTTCCCCGACAGCGCCATCCGGACGATCGTGGAGGGTGCGAAGCGACATCGCGTCGCTATCGAGCTCAATGGCCGGTTCCCGGCCGAGCATTTCGCGCGGGTGCTTCATCACTGTCTCGACGTCAACTGTCTCGTGGCCGTGAGTTCCGATGCCCATAAGGCCGAGGACGTCGGCCTGGGGGTGCGGATGCTCCGCGCGGCCTTGCAGGATCTGTCCGCATGAGCGCGGCGCGCCGTTTTCTCGGATTGATCCCCGCGCGCGGCGGATCGAAGGGAATTCCCCGGAAGAACCTCGTGTCCGTCGCCGGGAAACCGCTGATCGGCTATACCATCGAGGCGGCGCTCCGGAGCCGCCATCTCGACCGGGTGCTGCTCTCCACCGACGACGAGGAGATCGCGGAAACCGGCCGGCGGATCGGCCTCAAGGTCCCGTTTCTGCGCCCCGCCGAACTGGCCGCCGACGACACGCCCATGATGGCGGTCATCAAGCACGCCCTCCGGGAGATCGCGAAGACCGAAGGCGACCAGCCGACGGTGGTGGTGCTGCTGCAGCCGACCTCGCCGCTCCGGACCGAGGCCCACATTGACGCCGCCATCGAGCTGTTCGAAAAGGAACAGGCCGACAGCGTCGTCAGCGTCTCGGAGCCGTTGGAGCATCCCTGCGACATGGTGTCGTTCGAAAACGGGACCATGACCCTGGCCCTCTCGGCAGAGGAGCGCTGGAAAGGCCGCCAGACTTATCCGAAGTTCTATTTCGTGAACGGGGCTATCTATATCGTGAAAACGGAGCTGATCGGCGAGGCGAGGCACCCCTGGGGCGGGAAGACGGTCCCGTTTCTGATGAGCCCGCTGGAATCGATCGATGTGGATGGTCACGCGCAATTAACCATCACCGAACTCTTGCTCGGTCTAAGACAGATAAGGCAGGGGTTGTAGATTTCATAACTGTGGGATCACGATAAATCTTCGATGAATAGTCAATCACCTCGCACGCTCTTCGAGAACAAGAACCTTCGTCAGGGTTATGCAGACCCGGCCGTCGTTCGGGTGCTGGTCGGAATACTCGATGAGGCCATTGGGTCTACCAAAAGCACGTCAATTCGAGAAGAATTGAAGGCGGTTAGGGCTTATCTTGACGGCGCGAAACCTACGGACTGCGAGGGGCGGGCGCCAGACAAGCGTTCTTTCTCCCATACCGAAATCCTCAATGCCTTCAAATTGAACGATGGTCCGGCTGTCTTGCGCTATCTTCTCTATCGCTACCGGTATAACGTCTATCCAAACACGCAGACATTGGGCGACTTCCCCATTGTTCTTGCCGTCGAACCGACGAGTGTGTGCAATCTCCGATGCGTGATGTGCTTTGAGGCCGATCCATCTTTTACCGGCGATCAGTCTGCCATGGGCTACATGGATTTCGGCCTCTACAAGAGCATCATTGATGAAGCGGCTCAACATGGATTGGGCTCTCTCATTCTTGCCTCGCGCGGAGAACCGACACTGCACCAGAAGCTGCCTGAGATGATTGCCTATGCCCGCGCGGCGGATATCACGGAAATCAAGATCAATACGAATGCGACCATGCTGACAGAAGCACGAAGCCGGCGGATTCTCGCCGCCGATCCGGATCTGATCGTGTTTTCGGTTGATTCGGCCGATAAAGCGCAGTTCGAGGCGATCCGAGTTGGCGCTTCCTTCGACGAGGTTGTCGCGAACATCAGGAGTTTCAATGACGTTAGACATCGTGAGTTTCCCAACGGACGAACACGAACTCGCATTTCGATGACCATTATCGGCTCGCAGCAAGATGCCGTACGCGCGGAAAACTTCTGGTCGCCGCTTGTTGATGAATTCGCTGTCAACCAGGCTATCCCGAAGCTGTTTATTTATGGTCTGCCCAAGTCTCCAGTCGAGCGGTTCTGTGCGCTGCTCTGGGAACGTCTCTACGTCTGGTGGGACGGGGGGGTGAATGTTTGCGACGAGGATTATAAGAGCCGTTTGTCTGTTGGAAAACTCGGGGATGGTGCCACAATAAAAAACATTTGGCTCGGGGACAAAATGCAGGCCTATCGCACTATCCATGCCTCTGGCCAAAAGAACTCGCTCCATCCCTGTGATCGGTGTCCGGGATTCAGCTAAAACTCACGTAATTCAGACCGGTGAATAACCGAGTGAGGCTCTTAAGATGGCTCGGACAGTTTTGACCATCG
This genomic stretch from Nitrospirota bacterium harbors:
- a CDS encoding sugar phosphate isomerase/epimerase, producing the protein MTMKSGPAAAAAGAPRPSSGRRGEDRIYVSTGAFKTRDLGQILDVCLREGVHRLELSSGTAFSEHLLDLVRRSRGTPMRFLVHNYFPPHRIPFVLNLASTDPQALVRSRDHCRTAIALAAEVGAPFFSVHAGAAMNARPEDLGQPQTHLVHGDVRRAYELFVESVSELARAAAAAGVSLLIENHVVAPFNLIEGENRFLFASTAEDILRLMEDVGAPNLGLLLDVGHLKVTAASLGFDPRRLVERVAPFVRAFHLSDNDGKSDQNLPFGREAWFMDLLADFPEATYIIEAYRLEPPEIRACREAVLDAVQ
- the neuB gene encoding N-acetylneuraminate synthase — protein: MHCIKVGRLTIGEESPCFIIAEAGVNHNGDVAVARRLVEAAKEAGAGAVKFQTFTTESVIIAQAPKADYQRQTTDASESQLEMLRKLQLSHRDFRGLKEEADRVGILFFSTPHDTRDIDFLVSVGAPLIKVPSMDIVNLPLLEEVGRRKVPVVLSTGMATLSETERALATLRQAGCPSIILLHCVTNYPIKDEEANLRVMDTLARAFDCIVGFSDHTVGTAIAVAAVARGAKVIEKHFTLDCAMAGPDHAASLDPSQFAQMVTDIRRVEQALGSEVKRPLPVELANRKAMRRSLVADADLPAGTVLAREHVTLKRPGTGLGAELLPYLLGRTVKRMVPRDSLITLDMLFE
- a CDS encoding NAD(P)-dependent oxidoreductase: MNALVTGNSGLIGKVLVARLGAIPGVRVRLFRTPEALRDIRDRQAVREALKGMNAVFHLASLLNYRRATVDAMRAVNVEGTRHLLDEALAAGISNVIVASSQAVYAASEGCPGPFNEETSLRTKDAYSDSKREADELCQKYLGGQLCMSILRLATIYGSEFSRLEDVVARFVDEARGNGVIRLFGKGQRIRDLVFVEDAVEAMLKLQGTAGVFNIGGGRPYMTREIAETVREAVGGRIEYDGPQEEETGFYLDISKARAAIGYEPVGFGTGLQRSLAVHA
- a CDS encoding NAD-dependent epimerase/dehydratase family protein; the encoded protein is MSWQGTRVVVTGGGGFLGSHLCDALVSRGACVTAIDDFSYGSPAHLKTVSAGVNVVRCRLGEQAESLKEALEADVLFHLAAVADPRRCKADFESAFRSNVLGLKACLESAGRLRRLIFMSSASVYGEPEYVPIDERHPLKGKDPYSVTKAIGEWLCRHYRENAGLPITIVRNFNTFGPRQSGAYLIPTLIGQALSRGKIEMWNAAPVRDFTFVSDAVAALMLLAEADGAEGLTVNLGQGAGIRVGELAAGIAALFGVPLVDLRQEVIGSPELVCDNARLKAVTGWAPRVSLEEGLRATIEYFRERNGTGLEPARQP
- a CDS encoding acylneuraminate cytidylyltransferase family protein, which gives rise to MSAARRFLGLIPARGGSKGIPRKNLVSVAGKPLIGYTIEAALRSRHLDRVLLSTDDEEIAETGRRIGLKVPFLRPAELAADDTPMMAVIKHALREIAKTEGDQPTVVVLLQPTSPLRTEAHIDAAIELFEKEQADSVVSVSEPLEHPCDMVSFENGTMTLALSAEERWKGRQTYPKFYFVNGAIYIVKTELIGEARHPWGGKTVPFLMSPLESIDVDGHAQLTITELLLGLRQIRQGL
- a CDS encoding radical SAM/SPASM domain-containing protein, whose translation is MNSQSPRTLFENKNLRQGYADPAVVRVLVGILDEAIGSTKSTSIREELKAVRAYLDGAKPTDCEGRAPDKRSFSHTEILNAFKLNDGPAVLRYLLYRYRYNVYPNTQTLGDFPIVLAVEPTSVCNLRCVMCFEADPSFTGDQSAMGYMDFGLYKSIIDEAAQHGLGSLILASRGEPTLHQKLPEMIAYARAADITEIKINTNATMLTEARSRRILAADPDLIVFSVDSADKAQFEAIRVGASFDEVVANIRSFNDVRHREFPNGRTRTRISMTIIGSQQDAVRAENFWSPLVDEFAVNQAIPKLFIYGLPKSPVERFCALLWERLYVWWDGGVNVCDEDYKSRLSVGKLGDGATIKNIWLGDKMQAYRTIHASGQKNSLHPCDRCPGFS
- a CDS encoding iron-containing alcohol dehydrogenase gives rise to the protein MAMESIDSGRFQFTLHTHVHVGRGVSGRLPDVLQESGFRRIALVVDGGVTANPTFVTLRDRLAGSFDLVHELVNRVSEPDYDYLDECRDRLAAKPFDCLIGFGGGSSLDLTKALSVLITNPGKALQYRGYNLIKQPGVPVFALPTTAGTGAEVTPNAVFTESKEKRKFGINTSLYLPKVAFLDPLLTVTCPKSVTVASGVDALMQAIESFVATKATPASRVFSREAFRLVFAALPKVVREPENLDHREAMQLGAYYSGIALMNSAPGPAGAMSYPLGVHYKVPHGLAHAVFEPTIVRWNVERGCTLYEDLYGLIDGAPQGLDPKGKGAEFHRRLTALYDEVGIPRSLAPFGISPQDVRFLAEQTVLLKAAIDFNPVPISVEDITTILASMIKQG
- a CDS encoding class I SAM-dependent methyltransferase is translated as MSWPLEKHVVSAADKIIERLLFMENNLKELWERTATDTRGVVWYPNEFVIRFLAKYVRKRVGIDEYRVIHEITRALDLGCGHGRHVIMLAEQGYDVAGIDISDVAIGVARDWVAKKGLKADLRTGTVTALPYSDSVFDLVMSHGVLDHIYYDESREAVREIHRVLKPNGLLYVDLISALESGCGQGREVGRRTYIVPDGAEAGVPQRFFELEDVMDLLRDHFTIQDVVLSQWEPVFGEGFSNLDKENGRYPRAARYHVAAIRK
- a CDS encoding ATP-grasp domain-containing protein — translated: MSRAPVTVLVTGAGSACGVNIIHSLRHAGGYRIVATDIFSASAGLVLADKGYVIPKEGSDGKYLDAILDIAKRESVQALIPGFDAELPYLSAAGGTLRAQGVVPVIGEPDFIRIANDKLATQQFLAANGFPFLRSYGAAEQAQAVAELGFPLVVKPRSVWGSRGVQVVGSEAALRQAVDHIVSLGWEPLLQEFIPETEGEFTNSVAVATDHDMLGVVCMRRELEKGDSRRIFLDDFPDLKRQCEAIARALNTSGPINIQCRLLKGRAYVFEFNARFSTTNIVRTAAGYNEVDALVKNFLTGEKVLFKGCPPVVAIMYLDYVYVKADAYQALKEAGVTGRAGHVRNRLG